DNA sequence from the Sediminibacillus dalangtanensis genome:
CTGTCGGATAATACAAATCAATTTTGTTTCCCTGGATGGCAGAACCTTTATCCGCAACCACTCCATAGCCATAGCCTGGAATATAAAGGATGGTTCCAATCGGGTAAACAGTCAAATCTGCTGCAATGGTGGAGTATAAGTCTCTTGTAACCTTTACTCCGGAATAAGTGATCCCATATTGTGGATGGTCAGGAGACTTACCAGTGGATTCCACACCTGCCGTGTAACCCGTGGCCATTACGGTAGCACTTGGGTATTGCTCAAAGTCAATTGCTTCCTCCAGGGTTTCAGGTCCTTTTACTTGCTGACTGGATATATAGGTCGTTTCTGCTTTTTGATGGTTTAATGATTTCTTTGACAAACTGACTACTCTTTCAGACTGCAGTCCATATGGTTTTTGGTCTGCAGGGGCGCCGTTCATTTTTTCACTGATGCCGTTTTTCAAATCCATTGCCGATACATTTGTCAGTGCCCCAAATGTAGCATAAAATGCCCCCAAGAATAAAAGGATCATCATGCTTCTTCTTAAAAATTTTAATTTTCTCATGGATAACACCTCTCTGGATGTCATCCTTTCCATAAATGAGAAAAATTATACAAATCCGCATGAATCAACCTTCAATCAGAACATCTGGTAGCCGTTTTTCCGAAGCATTTTAATGACAATACCAGATACAATCGTGCCGATAAAGCCGCTTATCAAAATGACAATGTCAACGACTGTAAGTCCAACCAACCGGTTTCCCAGAGATTGAAAAGCACTTCCGGTATTGGTGAAATACGTTTTGAAGGGAATGTCATCCACAATCAGCAAAACGATGATTGGATAGATAAATGCCATCAGCCAAGACTGGCGGAGCAGCATATTTAATATAAATGCAATCCCGAAAAACAATACAAAAAATAATAAAATAGATACGACTAGCTGTATCAACCGCTTTTCCCCCTTGAGCGGACAATCGCCCATTAATTAATCCACAACTAATTTTATAGCGAAAGAAATAATTGCGCAACCGCCTCCTGAAAGCCTGCCAGCTCTTTCTTCATCAGCCACTTGCAACGATACCCCGCATTGAGTGAAGAAGAACAAATCATCAAAGGAGTCCTTCCCTGGGAAAACTTTGGCCGGAAAAGAAACCTTTTTAAAGGGAAAGGAAGGGCTGTCCCAGCCGTTTTTCACAACGTTGGGACAGCCCTATGAATTTTACACATCAACCAAAAAAGTTGAATTTGCCTTTTTTCAACAGCAAGCCGAGGCCACCAAGCTTTAATAAATAACGATTGTCTATGACTTTTTTCATCACCGATGCCGACCAGCCAAACAACTTCTTATCCCCGAATACGACACCGATGGCATCATCGTGTCCAAGCGAGGCGACTGTTCCGCGATCGTTATATGCGAAAGTTTCCAGTTGGGAACCGCCTCCCGCAAGAATTGCCAGGTTATGGGCAGCAACTTCTGCTTCTTGGATAGCAATCTGGGCTGTTGGCGGGTATGGTCTTCCCGTTTCCTCATTCATGATCAATGCACAGTCACCGACAACAAATACTTCAGGATGAGAAGGGGCACGCAAATCCGCTTGAACCTCAACTTTGCCCCGGTTCACTTCCAAACCAGACTCTTCCACCAGGGAATTCGCTCTCACACCAGCAGCCCATACAGTGGTGTTTGTCGGAATTTCTTCCCGTTTTTCATCTTTTTCGATAATGATGCTATTTGGCGTACATTCTTTCAACATGGCACCGACTTTAAATTCTACTCCTTTTGCTTCCAACGCATTCATGGCGTATTCCACCAAAGCTGGATCGAAGCCTGGAAGAACGGTAGGTGCAGCTTCTACGTTGATGATACGGACCTGACTGCGATCGATGTCATATTCTTTGCAAAGCTCTGGAACACGGTTAGCAAGTTCGCCTACAAACTCGATTCCTGTAAACCCGCCTCCACCGACAACAATGTTCAAGCGCTCCTGTTTCTTCTCGGCTTCATTATTGTATTTAGCGAAATTGTATTCAATGTGCTCCCTGATCAGACGGGCTGAGTTGATGTTGTTGATGGTAAACGCATTTTCAAGTAAACCTGGGATTCCGAAAGTCGCTGCCTCGAATCCCAGCGCCACTACCAGATAATCGTAGTCGAGTTGACCGTTTTCTAAAATCACTTGTTTTTCATCCGGATTGAAGCTGACTACCGTATCTTGAACAAAGTTAATCTTACTAAAATCAACTACATCTTTGATCGGCAGTCGTGTACGGTCCTGATGAAGTGTTCCGGCAGCATTTTCGTGCAACCATGTAGTTTGGTAATGGTAGTCATGTTTGTTGACAAGAGTGATATGAGCATCGTTGACTCCAAGTTTTTTTTGCAGTTTCACTGTTGTCATGATTCCGCCGTATCCGGCCCCTAGGATGACAATGTTTGGCTTGTTCATTCTGATCACTTCCATTTATATTTTTTTGCTTACTTTTATTTTCCGAAAGTTTACGATAATTATTACGTGATGTATTTCACGTACTTCTCCATAAAAAAACATTCAGAAAAACGGCTGTAAACTCCGTAATCCCGGACAGGAAATCAAGCAAAAAAGCTGGATGGCCGGGGGGTGTATGTAATTGTCACAATATCGTAATATATTTAACACAATGATAATCTTAGCCCTTTTTTTCACAACTTTCAAGTCTAATTTTCTTTTTTAGAAAATTGAAATTACAGGATCAGAATCATTCATTATTAGCTAAACTTCATTTTATGTTAGAATAATGGTTGTGCATTCAAGGTAATAGGAGGAATCAATCATGACCAATGAGGTGTATGATGTGACAATAATCGGCGCTGGTCCTGTCGGATTGTTCACTGCCTTTTATGGAGGTATGCGTCAAGCCAGCGTAAAAATATTGGAAAGTTTACCGCATATCGGCGGACAATTGTCTGCCCTTTATCCAGAGAAATATATATATGATGTGGCCGGATTTCCAAAAGTCCGTGCACAGGAGCTAGTCGACAACCTGAAAGAACAGGCTGATATGTTTGATCCAGCCATTGTCCTAGGGCAGTCCGTTGAAGCAATTGAACGGTTGGAAGATGGTTCTTTTAAAATGACTACCAATACCAATGATATTCATTATACGAAAACCATCATCATCACGGCCGGCAATGGTGCATTCCAGCCACGTCGTTTGACCATCGAAGGTATTGAGGCATTTGAAGGGATCAATCTTAATTACTACGTAGAAGATATGAATAAGTATGCAGGGGAGCGTGTCCTATTGTGCGGCGGTGGTGACTCTGCTGTTGACTGGGCTTTGATGTTGGAACCAATTGCCAAGGAAGTGACGTTGGTGCACCGGCGGGATAACTTCCGCGCCCATGAACATAGTGTAGAACAATTAATGAATTCCAGTGTGAATATCATGACACCGTTCGTTCCGGAAGAAATGATCGGCGAAGATAAAATTGAGCAAGTGAAGCTGAAAGAGGTAAAAGGTGACCGAGAAGAATTGATCAATGTTGATTCTGTGCTTGTCAACTATGGTTTCATTTCCTCTCTTGGTCCAATCAAGAAATGGGATTTGGAAATAGAAAAAAACAGTATTGTGGTTAATTCGAAAATGGAAACAAATATTCCTGGCATTTATGCAGCCGGTGATATTTGTACCTACCCTGGCAAGGTCAACTTGATTGCTTCCGGATTCGGAGAAGGACCGACAGCAGTCAACAACGCGAAAAACTATATCGATCCCAACGCTCGTGTACAGCCAAAGCATTCCACAAGCATGTTTTAATCGCTCACTATATTTTATAACTTGCAGAAAACCTAAACGTTTTCTGCAAGTTTTTTTGTTTCAAATAATTCTATCCTGCTGCATAAAAGATAGAAACTGCGCATTAAAACTTTCTTCAGTCTCTGACTAGAAAATGTGTAGGCTATCGCTGCGGAAATACCTTGCGCTTTCCGCGGGCGGCTGGTGAGCTTCCTCGAGCTAACGCTCTGCGGGATCTCACCGAGGCCTTTCCTCCCGCTGGAGTCTCCAGGTATTTCCTCCGCTAGGAACAGATTCCTGTTTCTAAACGAATGTACTAGACATTTTCTTTATTCACTTGGTACTACATAATAGACATAGCTTGAAAAACAAGCAGAAAGTCCAAGAGAAACGGGATCCCAACTGTTTTTCAAGAAGAGAAGTACAAATTTCCTGACAAGCGTTGTTAAGAAGTCTTGTTGGTTCTAAAGAGTAAAGGTTGTACGCTTGCGATAAAATCAGCACGCTTCTTAGCGCAGGGAGCATACGCAGACTCCTGCGGGAAAAGCGCGAGCTGAAGATCCACTTGGTAAAGCGGTTTTCTTTACCAAGTTAGCTGAAGCCGTGCCCGCGGAAAGCGAAGTATGCTACCGAAGCGGTGGTTACCATTCTTTTTGAATAGGCAATGAAACTTCCAATCACGGTTACTGCGCAGTTTCTATCAAAAGGGGAAAAACATAGCTAACAAACAAATCTGGACAAAAGCGCAAGCGCCTCTTTAAAGGAGTACAGGCTAGAGCCGCCACGTCCTGTGGCAACGCCTGCATGACCCACATCGTTTGGGCCTCCGATAAGCTTAAGAACAGCCTCGGCGTGGCGCTTTTTGTCACATAGAGGGTGGGCTTAAGACCTCGAGGGGGTAGGCGCTGGAGCTGGACGTGGCTGGTTCAGCCAATAATTATCCACAGACAATTAAATTTATAATTTCCTATACAGCAAGAAAGCCTTTTCAGGTCACTTTTAAGACGGTTAATTAAAGCAAACTTCCCTATCCTTAACTCGCTTTTTGTTTAGGGACAGGATGGCATTGGTATACAACTATAAGTAAGTCTTTCACTGGCTGCTGATAGGATGGCTGCTTGCGGGGATAATACGAATGGAATATGCCAATGGAGGTGCTTGTACATGGAGAATGAATTTGAAGATAGACTAATTCCGGCCACTTCGGTTGCCAGCGGGGTTGGTAAAGAGCTTTTAACCGACCTGTATTGCTTCCCTATACAAGTCGTCAATATGTATTTTTACGGGCATCCGGGGGATAAATGGACAATCATCGATGCTGGGATGCCACGTTCAGCCGACAAAATCATAGAAGCGGCAGAGAATAGGTATGGAAAGGATGCTAAACCGGAAGCCATCATTCTGACACATGGACATTTTGATCATGTCGGAGCGATTGTCGAGCTGCTCGAAAAATGGCCGGTACCTGTTTATGCCCATAAGGAGGAGCTTCCGTACTTGACCGGCAAGGAATCTTATCCAGAACCGGATTCTTCCGTCGACGGTGGATTGGTTGCCAAAATGTCGCCGATGTTTCCAAACCATAGTATTAACATTTCAGAGTATGTCAAACCGCTTCCCGACGACCAATCGGTTCCTGGTATGGAGGGATGGGAATGGATTCCTACCCCCGGACATACCAAAGGACATGTTTCCCTGTTCCGCGAAGAGGACCGTTCTTTAATTGCCGGCGATGCCTTTGTCACAGTCAAACAAGAGTCGTTATATAATGTTATGACGCAAAAGCAAGAAATTAGCGGCCCGCCAAGATATTTAACAACGGACTGGAAAGCTGCTAAGGAATCCGTCATCAAGCTTAACGAACTGGGGCCTCTCTTGGCTGCCACAGGCCACGGGATTCCAATGTCAGGGGATTTCCTGGCTCAGGAATTGCAAAAGCTTGTCGACAATTTTGACACCATCGCAGTCCCGGAACAAGGTCGTTACACGTAGGATAATTTAACGAAAAACAAAACCCTCGACTCGGTGTCGAGGGTTTTGTTTATTGTGATTTTTGATCAGCAATTCGGATCCGGGGTTCCCGCGTTGGCCGCTGTTTTGAAAGAAGAACCACAGCCGCATGACACGATGGCATTTGGGTTATCGATGGTGAATCCGCCGCCCATCATGTTTTGTTTAAAATCAATTGTCGTCCCTTCGATAATCGGGATATCTTGTTGGCTGATAATCAAAGGAATGCCATTGCTTTCCTCTACCTTATCAAGCTCCGGATTAACTTCTTCATCAAACCCCATGGAGTAAGACAATCCACTGCAGCCGCCGCCTTTCACGCCAAAACGAAGGCGAATGTCGGAAGATTCCTCTTCTTTCATCATTTCTTTGATCTGCAGACTTGCATTGTCCGTAATATTGATGGTCATACAAAACCCTCCTATAATTCCGTCTTCCCTCTTGCTTTTATAATAAAGACTTATCGTCAATTCGTCTCCTTTAGTATACTAAGGAAATCGAGATTCATCAACATTAACGCTTCCAATAAAAGGTGCCTGTTGTCGTGGTTTCTGCTTTTCCACGCATCCAGACACGGCCATCTGCCGCCCATTTGATAAACAAATCTCCCCCGCTTAAATGGACACAAATTTCCGTATCTTTCTGGGCATACCCATTGAGAATACTAGCCACGGCAGCTGCACAGGCACCAGTTCCACAAGCCTGCGTAACACCTGATCCTCTCTCCCATACCCGAAAATGCATTTCGGTTTCGGAAATTATCTCGATGAACTCCACGTTGACCCCTTCGGGAAACCGTTCGTCGTTCGTGATCAACGGACCAAGATCATACAGCGGGGCTTCATCAATGTCTTCCACAAAGAACACAGCATGAGGATTCCCCATGGAAACAGCGGTTAATTCTAAAGGGTGATGACTTACTTCGAACGCTTCTGAAATCACTGTTTCATCATTCCCAAGCATCGGAATACCCCGTCTGTTTAAAGT
Encoded proteins:
- a CDS encoding MBL fold metallo-hydrolase; the protein is MENEFEDRLIPATSVASGVGKELLTDLYCFPIQVVNMYFYGHPGDKWTIIDAGMPRSADKIIEAAENRYGKDAKPEAIILTHGHFDHVGAIVELLEKWPVPVYAHKEELPYLTGKESYPEPDSSVDGGLVAKMSPMFPNHSINISEYVKPLPDDQSVPGMEGWEWIPTPGHTKGHVSLFREEDRSLIAGDAFVTVKQESLYNVMTQKQEISGPPRYLTTDWKAAKESVIKLNELGPLLAATGHGIPMSGDFLAQELQKLVDNFDTIAVPEQGRYT
- a CDS encoding YuiB family protein, producing the protein MIQLVVSILLFFVLFFGIAFILNMLLRQSWLMAFIYPIIVLLIVDDIPFKTYFTNTGSAFQSLGNRLVGLTVVDIVILISGFIGTIVSGIVIKMLRKNGYQMF
- a CDS encoding HesB/IscA family protein; translated protein: MTINITDNASLQIKEMMKEEESSDIRLRFGVKGGGCSGLSYSMGFDEEVNPELDKVEESNGIPLIISQQDIPIIEGTTIDFKQNMMGGGFTIDNPNAIVSCGCGSSFKTAANAGTPDPNC
- a CDS encoding NAD(P)/FAD-dependent oxidoreductase, with amino-acid sequence MNKPNIVILGAGYGGIMTTVKLQKKLGVNDAHITLVNKHDYHYQTTWLHENAAGTLHQDRTRLPIKDVVDFSKINFVQDTVVSFNPDEKQVILENGQLDYDYLVVALGFEAATFGIPGLLENAFTINNINSARLIREHIEYNFAKYNNEAEKKQERLNIVVGGGGFTGIEFVGELANRVPELCKEYDIDRSQVRIINVEAAPTVLPGFDPALVEYAMNALEAKGVEFKVGAMLKECTPNSIIIEKDEKREEIPTNTTVWAAGVRANSLVEESGLEVNRGKVEVQADLRAPSHPEVFVVGDCALIMNEETGRPYPPTAQIAIQEAEVAAHNLAILAGGGSQLETFAYNDRGTVASLGHDDAIGVVFGDKKLFGWSASVMKKVIDNRYLLKLGGLGLLLKKGKFNFFG
- the dapF gene encoding diaminopimelate epimerase, which codes for MEIPYTKMHGLGNSYIFLDLFSFSVEESVLVELAKKVSDINTGIGSDGLILIHPTAAADVGMRIFNKDGSEGKNCGNGLRCVAKYAFENNLVNKTQFVIETRAGNVTAEVFLDGDVVEEVTVDMGKPTLNRRGIPMLGNDETVISEAFEVSHHPLELTAVSMGNPHAVFFVEDIDEAPLYDLGPLITNDERFPEGVNVEFIEIISETEMHFRVWERGSGVTQACGTGACAAAVASILNGYAQKDTEICVHLSGGDLFIKWAADGRVWMRGKAETTTTGTFYWKR
- a CDS encoding 3D domain-containing protein, which produces MRKLKFLRRSMMILLFLGAFYATFGALTNVSAMDLKNGISEKMNGAPADQKPYGLQSERVVSLSKKSLNHQKAETTYISSQQVKGPETLEEAIDFEQYPSATVMATGYTAGVESTGKSPDHPQYGITYSGVKVTRDLYSTIAADLTVYPIGTILYIPGYGYGVVADKGSAIQGNKIDLYYPTVEDVFAKWGKKEVEVFVVEKGDGSLTEKELTALNETEALQVFREQIKKS
- a CDS encoding NAD(P)/FAD-dependent oxidoreductase, with product MTNEVYDVTIIGAGPVGLFTAFYGGMRQASVKILESLPHIGGQLSALYPEKYIYDVAGFPKVRAQELVDNLKEQADMFDPAIVLGQSVEAIERLEDGSFKMTTNTNDIHYTKTIIITAGNGAFQPRRLTIEGIEAFEGINLNYYVEDMNKYAGERVLLCGGGDSAVDWALMLEPIAKEVTLVHRRDNFRAHEHSVEQLMNSSVNIMTPFVPEEMIGEDKIEQVKLKEVKGDREELINVDSVLVNYGFISSLGPIKKWDLEIEKNSIVVNSKMETNIPGIYAAGDICTYPGKVNLIASGFGEGPTAVNNAKNYIDPNARVQPKHSTSMF